TCGCAGGCCGGCTTGGAGGCGCAACATAGTCTTTGATGGGGGAACCCAAGTACATCATAGTCCACGGCCATTTTTATCAGCCGCCGCGCGAGAGCCCATGGACGGGTTTGATCGGTCCTGAGCATGGCGCTGCCCCGTTTCCGAACTGGAACGAGCGAATCTTGAGCGAATGTTACACGGCCAACGCTCATGCCCACACGATGCAAGGGGCGGTCGTTCACGTTCGCAATAATTACGAGTCGCTGAGCTTCGATGTCGGGCCGACGCTGGCCGGATGGCTGCAGACGCACGGCAAGGCCGCGTATCGCGCGACGATCCGCGCCGACGCGATGTATGCCGATGCGCACGGCGGCCATGGCAACGCAATCGCGCAGTCGTACAGTCATTCGATTTTGCCGCTGTTGCCGCCACGCGATCGCGAGCTGCAGATCGCATGGGGTATCGACGATTTCGTTTTCCGATTCGGCCGCAAGCCCGCCGGGATGTGGATCCCCGAGTGCGCCGCCGATGACGACACGCTTGCGTCGATTGCGGCGGCCGGGATCCGGTTTGTCATGCTCGCGTCGGATCAAGGAAAGTTCAGCGGCCCGGGCGCCGGGTCGCGCAACGCCGGGCCGTTCCAATGGCGCAGGGGCGATTTGAGCCTGGCAGTGTTCCGCTTCGACCGTGAGTTATCCACCAGCGTCTCCTTCGGCAACGGATTGGCCGACGGCGCCCGGCTGGCGGACGGGATTGCCGACACCGCGCTCAAGCTGGAGCCCGGCGCCGCGCTGATGTTAGCCACCGACGGCGAAACGTTTGGCCATCATAATAAACACGGCGCCGCGGAGCTGGCGCGCGCCCTGATGGCGCTGGAGCGCCGCGACGACGTGGTGCTCACCAATTGCGCGGACTACCTGGCGGCGCATCCCGCGGCGGGATCATTCGAGATTGCGTCCGCCAGTTCATGGAGCTGTCCGCATGGCGTCGAAAGGTGGCGCTCGAACTGCGGATGCCGCCACGATCCGAACACCTCGCAGGAATGGCGCGGGCCGCTTCGCGCCGCGATGGATTTCGTGAAAAACCATGCCGAGGCGACTTACGATCGCTTCGCCCCGGCGATTGTGAAAGAGCCCGGCGCGATCCTGCGCGACGCAATCCGTTTGCTGATCGATCCGAATCCCGCCGTCCACGAAGAGTTCTTCAAGCGCTTCGGGGTTGCCGACGAGAGCAATCGCGAAGCGCTGCTGGGGATGTTCGAAATGGTTTGCGCGGGGCAGGCGGCGCTCACCAGCTGCGCGTGGTTCTTCGACGATTTCGGAGGCTTGGAGGGGCGCGTCGTGCTCAGATGGGCGGCGCGTGCGGTGGAACTCGCGGCTGAGCACTCGGCGAGCATCGAAAATGAACTGCTCGAGCGGCTGCGCGGAATCAATTCGAACCGGCGCGAGAATGGCGACGCCGCGACCCTGTACTTAAGCTTGAAAACGCGCGAAGCTCGCGGTCGCGTGTGACCTCCAAGCTTGATCGACAGGTGCTCGTGCGATGTCTCCGACCGAAGCGACTCATATCGATTCGACGCTGACCGAATCGCGCAAGTTTCCTCCCCCCGCCGAGTTTAGCGCGCGCGCGTGGGTCAAAAGCTTCGACGAGCACCAGGCGATCTGCAGGCGCGCTGACGCCGACCCGGAGGCGTTCTGGGCCGAATGCGCGCGCAACCTTGATTGGTTCCGGCCGTTTGACAAAACGCTGGAGTGGAATTTCCCGCATGCGAAGTGGTTCGTCGGCGGCACGATCAACGCCGCCTACAATTGCCTTGATCGCCATCTCGACGGCCCGCGCCGCAACAAAGCCGCGCTGATCTGGGAGGGCGAGCCGGGCGACTCGCGCGTGCTGACCTACCAGATGCTCGCCGATGAAGTGGGCAGGTGCGCCAATGCGTTGAAGAGCATCGGCGTCAAGGACGGCGACCGCGTCGCGATCTACATGCCGCTAGTGCCGGAGGCGGCGATCGCGATGCTGGCGTGCGCGCGAATCGGTGCGATTCATTCGGTGGTCTTCGCCGGCTTCTCGTCCGAAGCGCTGGCCGATCGGATCAACGACGCGCAAGCGAAGGTCTGTATCACTGCGGACGGCGGATGGCGCCGCGGGCAAATCGTCGAGCTCAAGAACAATGTCGATGAGGCGCTGAAAAAGTCTCCATCGATCCGGAAAGTCGTCGTGCTCAAGCGGGTCGGCAACAAGGTCGAGATGCGCAAAGGGCGCGACCTGTGGTGGGACGAGCTGGTTCCCGCGCAAAGCCCACGATGCGATGCCGCCGCGCTCGACGCCGAGCATCCGCTCTACACGCTTTACACCAGCGGCACCACCGGCAAACCCAAGGGCGTCGTGCATACGACCGGCGGCTACCTGACCCATGTCCTGATGACGATGAAGTGGGTGTTCGACTTGAAGGAGGACGACATCTACTGGTGCACCGCCGATATCGGATGGGTTACAGGCCACAGTTACACCGTGTACGGGCCGCTGGCCGCGGGCGCGACGGTGGTGATGTATGAAGGCGCGCCGAACTTTCCCGGCAACGATCGCTTCTGGCAGATAATCGCGAAGTACCACGTCAGCATCTTCTACACCGCGCCCACTGCGATACGGACCTTCATCAAATGGGGCGACGCGTGGGTGAAAAAGCATGACCTGTCCAGTCTGAGATTGCTCGGCTCGGTCGGCGAGCCGATCAATCCCGAAGCGTGGATGTGGTACCGCAAAGTTATCGGCGGCGAGCGATGCCCAATCGTCGATACGTGGTGGCAGACCGAGACCGGCGGGATCATGATAAGCCCGATGCCCGGCGCGATCGCCACCAAGCCCGGCTCCGCGACGTTTCCACTTCCCGGCATCGCGGCCGACGTCGTCACCCGCGAGGGCAAGAGCGTCGGCGCCAACCAGGGCGGCCTGCTGATCGTGCGCAAGCCGTGGCCCGGGATGCTGCGAACGATCTACCGCGACCCCGAGCGCTACAAGAACAATTACTTTGTCCAGATCGACGGCGCCTATTTCACCGGCGACGGCGCGCGGCGCGATCAGGACGGCTACTTATGGATCATGGGCCGCGTGGACGACGTGATTAACGTGTCGGGCCATCGGCTCGGCACCATGGAGATCGAAAGCGCGCTGGTTTCGCATGCGGCGGTTGCGGAGGCCGCGTGCGTCGGGCGCCCCGACGAGATGAAGGGACAGGCCGTGGTCGCATTCGTCACGCTGGAGGGCGGGCGCAAGGGCGATGGCAGGTTGCGCGACGAATTGCGCGCGCACGTCGTCAAGGAAATCGGCGCGCTGGCGCGGCCCGACGACGTCCGCTTTACCGAGGCGCTGCCGAAAACGCGCAGCGGCAAGATCATGCGGCGTCTGCTGCGGCAAATCGCGTCGGGCGATGATACGCTTGGCGATACGACGACGCTCGAGGATTTGTCGGTGCTGGCCAGGCTGCGCGATGATGACTGAGCAGGAAAACCGAAGAGCTTAATTTAAGGAGAGTCTGATGCCGGATAAGACGTACAAGATAATCGAGGTTGTCGGGGTGTCGGAGGATAGCATCCAGCAGGCGGTGCGCAACGCATTAATCAAGGCCCGCCGGACTATACGGAATATCGACTGGTTCGAGGTCAATAATATTCGCGGTTCGGTGAACAAGGCGGGCGATCCGGCTTTTCAGGTGGAAGTGCGGATCGGATTCCGGCTGGAGGGCGACGCCGCGGTTTGAAAAGGGCTCTCGGGAAAGGATTTGATTACCTGCTCCGGCGGCCTGATCGTTTGCGGCAGCGCAATTTCTCTTACCCGCGGGGAGAATACGATCGGAACCGCGGTTGGCAGACGATTGCGCGCGCACGTCGTCAAGGAAATCGGCGCGCTGGCGCGGCCCGACGACGCTCGAGGATCTGCGGGTGCTCGC
This portion of the Candidatus Binatus sp. genome encodes:
- a CDS encoding DUF3536 domain-containing protein, with amino-acid sequence MGEPKYIIVHGHFYQPPRESPWTGLIGPEHGAAPFPNWNERILSECYTANAHAHTMQGAVVHVRNNYESLSFDVGPTLAGWLQTHGKAAYRATIRADAMYADAHGGHGNAIAQSYSHSILPLLPPRDRELQIAWGIDDFVFRFGRKPAGMWIPECAADDDTLASIAAAGIRFVMLASDQGKFSGPGAGSRNAGPFQWRRGDLSLAVFRFDRELSTSVSFGNGLADGARLADGIADTALKLEPGAALMLATDGETFGHHNKHGAAELARALMALERRDDVVLTNCADYLAAHPAAGSFEIASASSWSCPHGVERWRSNCGCRHDPNTSQEWRGPLRAAMDFVKNHAEATYDRFAPAIVKEPGAILRDAIRLLIDPNPAVHEEFFKRFGVADESNREALLGMFEMVCAGQAALTSCAWFFDDFGGLEGRVVLRWAARAVELAAEHSASIENELLERLRGINSNRRENGDAATLYLSLKTREARGRV
- the acs gene encoding acetate--CoA ligase, with translation MSPTEATHIDSTLTESRKFPPPAEFSARAWVKSFDEHQAICRRADADPEAFWAECARNLDWFRPFDKTLEWNFPHAKWFVGGTINAAYNCLDRHLDGPRRNKAALIWEGEPGDSRVLTYQMLADEVGRCANALKSIGVKDGDRVAIYMPLVPEAAIAMLACARIGAIHSVVFAGFSSEALADRINDAQAKVCITADGGWRRGQIVELKNNVDEALKKSPSIRKVVVLKRVGNKVEMRKGRDLWWDELVPAQSPRCDAAALDAEHPLYTLYTSGTTGKPKGVVHTTGGYLTHVLMTMKWVFDLKEDDIYWCTADIGWVTGHSYTVYGPLAAGATVVMYEGAPNFPGNDRFWQIIAKYHVSIFYTAPTAIRTFIKWGDAWVKKHDLSSLRLLGSVGEPINPEAWMWYRKVIGGERCPIVDTWWQTETGGIMISPMPGAIATKPGSATFPLPGIAADVVTREGKSVGANQGGLLIVRKPWPGMLRTIYRDPERYKNNYFVQIDGAYFTGDGARRDQDGYLWIMGRVDDVINVSGHRLGTMEIESALVSHAAVAEAACVGRPDEMKGQAVVAFVTLEGGRKGDGRLRDELRAHVVKEIGALARPDDVRFTEALPKTRSGKIMRRLLRQIASGDDTLGDTTTLEDLSVLARLRDDD
- a CDS encoding dodecin — its product is MPDKTYKIIEVVGVSEDSIQQAVRNALIKARRTIRNIDWFEVNNIRGSVNKAGDPAFQVEVRIGFRLEGDAAV